Within the Tachysurus fulvidraco isolate hzauxx_2018 chromosome 3, HZAU_PFXX_2.0, whole genome shotgun sequence genome, the region TACTGTAGGACATTGCTTATGGTTTGACCTTTATAAAGAGCGTGTGTATGGTCCCAGTATAACCATGGAAACCAGGTGGAGGGATGTTAAAATTGTGTTAAAAGGAGAAACAGAAAAGCTCAAAGCTCTAATTGACTTGACCTTTCTTTGCTCTTCGACTTTGTTCTGCTTCTATTATACATGTAAGCTAAGCTATACAGGTGCAGGAACACAGATTCTGTGTATAtagaattttttctttttaagcaaATGATCAAGTGCTAGAAACCAATATACTAAAATAATATTGTTCCTTATACtgatacattacacacacacacacacacacacacacacacacacacacacacacacacacacacacacacacatttgcatcagtttatattctaataataattaaaatctgttgtaatattatttgtaatatttttattattattattattattattattattattattattattattattattatatcgttattaataacagtaatttattattattattattattattattattattattattattattattatgcaaacacaatacaaatacatttattcaaGCAGCTTCAGTAGTATTATGATAGTATTATGGATAGGTTGCGGTAGAGTCATGAGCCAGGAATAAACCTTGTATGGGACGCAGAGCaccgtgcgcacacacacacacacacacacacacacacacacacacacacacacacacactccttataAATAAATGCCAGTAGTTATCCTAGTAtaacactgcagtgtgtgtgtgaggggtgggGTTGGGTGGACCGAACTCCCTTGCACTCTGGGTGAACACTAGCTGCTGTGCACTGCAGTGTCTTATTGAATTACGCATGCTTAATGTGAAAAAGCGAACGTGCTGTATCAGGGTCCACGGTGCAGTATTTTACTCCAACAGtactcaaatatttatttgtggatgcTCTGGATGATGCTTTTTCAAGATGGAATAGTACAAAATGTTATCAATCTAAACACTGATTGTTTCATGCAGATGTCATATGATTCTTACACCTCCCTAACATCAGTCATTTTAGCACCTTATATAATCAAATACTTTATTGCTAATTATATGTTATTAGATTATATAACAGTGCACCTATATTAGATTTTAGGTTTACTGACTAAAATTTGTAATACTGCCTATGAAAGCCCAAGACAGAGAAGAACACGAGATGTAGTGAAACAaaaatgctgtatttaatgattaCAATCAAAAAAATTCAACATCATTCATTACAGTGGAGAATGAATGCTGCAAACTTTATTGGCCATTATTACTGTTTAagaaatacaatatacaaattGATAATGGTTTGGGAGAAAAGAGGAAGGCAGAAAAGAGATGAGGGGAGATGAGCGGTGAGAAAGTAAGGCTCAGTATTTCATAGGAGTTTGCTTGTATTGGAGAATAAGGGATGgctggagggagagagaaggagaggaggagagagagagagagagagagagagagagagagagagagagagagagaggagagtacGGCTGAGGAGTCAGTGTATCTTccaaaagaatatttaaaataaaaaaaaaaacaacaaaaattaaaatgaaataaagtataaaaaaaagaaggttaaaaagaaaagtcaaCATTTTGATGGAGGAAAACAGGCAGTTAGCCACTTCAAGTAGAGGGATTTCCCAGTGTCCAGTGTTGTGGTAAGGAGTTGGGGGTTGTGGGGAGTTTGGGTGGGGTAGTGGACTCCAAACAGACTTTTCTGGTGAACCGTTATCATTAGATGTGCTTAACTCTAACTGTTAAACCCAATCCAAACCCTCAAGCTGGACCCCGACACCTCGTCCTGACCCAAGCCAAAAATTTAAGTGTTCCCTTAACTAAAGGACTGATAGAAAGTGTTCTCCAgaaaggtctgtgtgtgtcctccagTGGTCAGGACAGGCAGGGAGTGCGAATCTACATCAGCGAGCAGGGTGTTCGGCCCGGTGGGGCTCCACCATCCATCTTCTCAGCCTCCAGGATTATCCTCTTGAACACCTCCACTGCAGTCTGACGAGAGGGACAGAGTGAAAGAAGTAGTTAGTCATGTCTTTATataatcaaaacaaaccaaaagaaaaaaaaagtttcaactaaagaaaactaataaataagATTACACTAAAAGTGACAGTGTGTCCATTAAAAATATCTAGATAAAATGGGGgaagtggtagcctagtggttaaggtgttgggctaccaatcgaaagattgtgagttcgaatcctacgtccaccagtttcacactgctgggcccctgagcaaggcccttaaccctcaattgctcggttgtataaaaatgagataaaaatgtaagttgctctggataagggcgtctgctaaatgctgtaaatgtaaataaaaatatctaatgGAGTGCAATGTGATGCGTCATGTGACTGGAGAGCAGTAGCAGTTCTGCTTCACTCTAACCATATTAGAAACAAAGTCCAGAGAAATTCATAAAAAGCCCAAAACCACAATCAAAGATCTTCAACAAAAATCATTTATGATGTTCACTGtagatataaaacaaacaaaaaaaatctaattaaaaggCAGCTCATCACTTCCACCTCAGTTGTTAGAGCTTTCTCCCTGAggcaatgttttatttatttatttttgtacaaaaTATAGCTTTCAAATTACTAAGCGTCTCTGCAAAGGGGGGATTGAATGTGTCGGTGTTTAATCTCAAAAGAGAAActttatctttattaaataGGTCAAAAGTAAAATTAGTGTTTTTTGTTCCGACTGGTGGACAGTCGGCTCAGAGAGAAAGCAGCCATGGATCTGATATTCGATTAGGAGCTTCCACATCGTCTGCCTCTGTGGAGTTAGCAGATCTCTAGAGAGATGCTGTTGCTCAGGATGATGCCTGTGTGGAACAGGAGGTGAGCGCTACAGATGACGGCTTCTGCTGATATGTTTGAGCTTTTGTAATGCCACTGGGCCAAAGGGCAAACTGGGATTAATGCACTAGCAACTGTCACTCTTATGCAACTGGAAAAAGACATCAGGGGAACCGTCATAATGAAAGCAGActaaactattttttattttattttatagcccAACAATGTCAACAAGAAAACCCAGGATATTATGTGTATAACATTCCTTCTAGTGCAAATATAATTTACTTACTAACATTTCAAATACACATTACTTACACtaacaacaaacacagcaaaTAATAGCAGTAGCATTACACTATGTATTTCTATCGATCACACCACATACTGTCAATCTACAAGGAACAGCAGCTTAATTGTGTTTTCCCCAAATTATACTCTACTGTATGTGGCCAAAATATGGCCGTCATACCCACATGCTTGGTGAACATCCAGTTCTAAAACCATGCTCATGAATATGGACTCTGTCTCCTTTGATCATCTAGGAAGGTTTCCACTagagattttggagtgtggctgttCATCCATATGAACATTAGTGAGGTCTGGCACTGATGTGGGGTGAAAAGGTCTGTGGTGCTGTCAagagttccagttcatcccaaaagtgttcagtggggttgaggtcagggttctgtgCAGAACCTGTGAGTTCTTCCACAACAACATCAAACCATGTCAaggtcatgctggaacaggtttgggcctgtTAGTTCCAGTTAAGGGAAACTGTAATGCTACAGTAAAGTCTATGCTTTCAAACTTTGTAGAAATAATTTGAGGAAGACAcaaatatgggtgtgatggtcggGTGTGCACACATTCTGCCCATATAGTATACATTTTACATCTTAAGTGAACAATCTGTAATCTTCAACTCATCTTCAtacaattttctgttttttttttaaatgacgcTCACTAACAAAAACAGTGATGTTATAGAAGCTAAATAAAGAGTTATAATGAAACACTGTTTGAGATTTAGACACAAGAAAAGAGTGAGTAAGTTTTATTAACTGCATAAAATCTTGTATCAGTGTTAGGAATCATTTCGTTGATacacaattaaaacaaatgtgATTTACTGATACAGAACCACATCTCACAAAAACCCCCAACAAAAACCAGTAAAATTCTGAATGAGGGTTGAATAGTATTTAAACAGTGAAATACTGTATACTTTACAACAACAACCATAACATAAGAAACCTGGGAACTCATGACATCTATACTctcatccatacatccatactCTCCCCTCCAGGTACTCAATTTCCCTCTGCAGTGCATCTCATAATGCCAACATATGACCTCATTGCCATAGCAACTGCATAGCAACCAATCCTTGCCCGAAAAACCGACTCAAATAGCTCGTATGCCTGAAAAAGTCACACACCACAGGAAGGGCCGTTAGCTTAGTCTCTGATTGATATGCGGCTATGCTTCGTTAAGcgcagagaaacaaacaaacaaagacctTGACTACAGCCAGAGAGCAGAATCTGAGAAATGCACTACATCACAGAGTGAGAAGGAAATATAGAGCACGTGTGTGAGAGCATGGCTTGTTACCTGGTTCTCCTTTGCAGAGGACTCCATGAACGCTGCATTCCATGATTCTGCCAACGCTTTACCTTCTTCACAGCTGATAACCCTATAGGAGAAAAGCGTATATAAGCTTAAGAGATTGTGAGAATTATTGAGacttttctggccacaagcTTCTTATGAAGGTTGCCATCACGGTACAGACATTCACATTCTATTACACATTCTGTAAATGTGCACTTACATGCACCAGACTCTGAAATCAAACACTGTGATTCATTACGCATTCTGGAGAAAGATAGTCACTGGACTGGAAACTAGTTCACGAAATCAGATTCTTAGAAGTTTATAATGAGTTTTGATAAAATAAAGAGCCGACGTGATGCCAGACTGTCGGAAACGTCTTGGAATGTAGCTAGCCGGTTGTAAAGTCAGTCAGAAGGCTTCTTCTTGTTGAAGTAGGCAGATCTATATTTACTGACAAAAGGAACCGGACTTACCAAGCAAACTGTCACAGGCCATTTTGTTGTGCTATATAAACTTGTACATGGCTAAATTAACAATAAAGCTCTGTAATATCCAGTCATAATGCAGAGTCATAGAACAGCCCAGTTTTCTCTTACAGCATATGTACTGATAAAGTCTGTTACACATGAagcaaataaatgtttttacacGGATTTACTCTATAAAAGTGTTTCTTTTAAATTCTATAAAAAAGGTATGCTTCTGAAATAATCAACAGGGTTGTAAAGGAGCTGTAAAACCACAGGGAACCCAAATGGTTGATTCCTTCTAATTAGATCCTGTGAAGGATGTTAAATCCAACCTGCTCATCAGAATACTAATCAGAACCGTCAAATGGGTTTAagcatttttatctatttttattcgATCTATGTTGGGTAAGATGTAAATGTTGCGTGATACACTACATATCCAGTGACTGACCTATGCATTTCACAAAAAGGATCATTTCAGCATAGTAAACTGTAATAATATACTAATAATGAAATAAGAAGCTATGTTCTTTAACAGCTCTGCAGATAAAGCTGAACGTACTGTACCAGTCAGTATAGGAGACCGCCCATGCCTATTGACAGAACTCTAATGGAGCTATTGATCCTCTATGGCttttagatctctctctctctctctctctctctctctctctctctctctctctctcacacacacacacacacacacacacacacgcacacaactgCTGATCTGCAGATGGAGCAAGTTCACTAGTCAGCTCATATGACTGTTACCGTTTCTGCTGTACTCCATTTGTAGTACAGTTAAAGAAAAACCTTCCTCAAACCTGAAGtatgcaattaaaataaataaataaaataaatcaaggcatgatgcccgatgacgcctgagataggcacaggctccccgtgacccgaggtagttcggataaagcggtagaaaatgaatgaatgaatgaatgaatgaaatcaagGCATGGAAAATTATGAGAACTTTTCCACAGGGTCAAAGATCTGGATCATGATAAGCTCATCAGTATTCccatgtatgtgtttatacagtaggtcaataaaagaaaaataaagggTTTTGAATGCATGAGGATGCCTACGGAGAAACACTATATTTAATGTGACTACAAATTTTGGGCAGCTTTTCTCCAAGCCAGTAGTGTGACTGTGTTTCTCATTCCATCCTGAGAGACCCATTAAACAGATAAACTGCCCTGTCCTGTCCACTCATGCTGAACTGTATCCATGTACATGCAAACAGGGAAGCGAAGTAGAGAAGCTGCTCTAAAGCTTTCCCGGTCTTTTACTTCCTGCTCTCATGCAAGAACCTAAACATTACATACTTATTAAAAAGTTTTGCTTTTATATTTCTATGAATGTCAAGTGAGCAGACATTTTCAAACCCGACGTTCAGCTTAAAAGTGCCTTTCACAGCATGTTGCCTTGAACTGCGGTACGAAACCCCAGGCATTATGTAAAATGATCTAAATAGGCCTCTCTCTCTAACTGCCTTTTTCAAGACTCTGATCTCTCTATGCCAAAATAACTTGAAATTCGTTTCGAGCCCATTTCTCCAAACACCCCTGGAGCTCTGGAGTTTTTACACAACTGTAAATGTACTGAGCCCTGCATTGATATTGATACTGACAGTCAGGATATCGAGTCTCTAGGCTGTAGGTGACTACACCACAGTGAAAAACTACTTTCTCCTAAATAATCCATTCATGCACATCTCTATTTTACAGTAACAGCTTTACCCACTTCTGCTGTTAAGATACGCAAGCACTGgatgtactgtgtgtgcatgcgagtgcatgagaaaaagaaagaaaaattcaaaGCACCGGTGCAGAATGTAAATTAGCCTTTGCAACAGCCATCACAGGCATGAGTGAAACAGGACTCACACGCAGGTGTGCTCACGGCAAACCGGTGTGTGGGGTTTTACTGACACGAGGTGTAGGATTTGTAGGAGAGTGTAAAAAGTGAGGAAAATTTTGGATGACTCAAAAATTGATAAAGAACACCCATGTTTTCATATCCTGTGGAACAGCATGCAACATCAGTTCTATTCCCTTTGTGTCCCTGTTGTCGTTCAGCTTTATGGAATGTTCAATAGTATGTCCCCCGAAGCATGACTACAGTTTAACCCTTTCTACGGTAAAGTCTTATTGTACGTAAAGGTTTGCAAAAGTCTTATTCTCTAATAGTTGGACCATCAAGCTGCAAATCTTTTCACATCTGATTGCGTACCATCACCGTGTTCCCTGTGTGTTCTGAGAGCCGATGCCGTGACTTAGATTGACCCATTTATCCATCTCCACCCCtcgtgtgtggctctgtgtgccGATGATAAACCGAATCGCTAAACTGGAAGAAGGGAAGACTCGAGTGATGTACTCGAGGGTGCACTGGGAGGTCAAACTTGTTCTCAAGGGGTTAAGTTAGTTGCACCTCATCACATGCACTCATGGCCATCATTTTTGCCACCAGACTACAGTTACTTTACTACAAGTGTATAAGACAAGCTCAGTGTCTATTCATCATGCAAGAACATATCACAGGATCTTTAGAGAAGGCTATTTGAGCTGGCAGTGAGGAGATCTGTGGATTTCCctttatgtacagtatcacATGCATCACTTACCGCTCCATATGGAGATCTTTTTTATTTCCCACCAGCATTATTGGTACTCTGTGTGGAAGACAGAAGGAGCATGACCTCAGTATAAAAGTCACAAATCAGTTTCTATATtgtcaaaatggcctttttttaaaaaaaagatgtgcaTTCTCAGtcacattatttctttttgggAAAAAAAGGATACTTACTGTACTTTTCCCACCATATCCAgcaatttttcatgaataactTTTACTACttcaaaactgaaaaaaaagaaaagagaaatgatTTAGCAACAGCAGCTAATCAAGAGTTCTTCAGAAGAGGATCAAAAGGTCATTGATGCCTTTAAGTGATCATTCCTTCCAAACATGgaacatattaatattattgaacTATACTAAATAATCCCTTGTATGTTAAATAGCACCATGGAAAAAAATCCAGTTCTCTACTTGATGCATGTCTTTATTCCACGCTGCACTAATATGAGAGAAATTGAGCTTATTGCTCTCTAACCGgagtcaataaaataaaaaataaaaaaattgtacgTTATTTAGTGTTGGTCAATCTACATAAACATCAAATTGTAAATCCCACAATGATCTCATGCAAAAGACTTACATGACTCAGTAAGGGGTTGTTCAAGCGATTAATGCTTAGTAAATGGCAAAATGTCTGCAATGCTATTCGctctcattaaaaataattccactgaGATCTTTATTTAGTTTGACGTTTAGGGTTCACATACATTACTCACATAACAGAGTGCTGTAAACATTTTCCCCAGAGAGAATTTTGACTTCACTATAAAACCTAGGGGACGGTGTGTCTGGGATATGTGACAGTTTTATGTGGAACGCAGTCGTGCTGGAGACTAGGAATATTTTCCAAACGTGTGTCAGAGGAAGATGTTCTTCGACACTAGAGAACTAGTTTAAAGAAGCTTGTGTGAAGTGTGCTGATTGTGCCCTGTAACTTTTAGTGCTGTCACCTGGACCATTTTGTGATTCAGCTACAGAGAGCTAATTTTCTACTCCAACACCTCCGATATCAAGTGCATGAGGAGCCCAGCAGGAAGTGTCATCTTCATCTGCTGCTCGCTGGAAGCATAGTAATGTTGCTACCGAGGTGGTTGGTGGTGCTTATCTGAGGTTGATTTATAGCATTGTGTCATTGAGGTTcgtctacatttacatttacagcatttggcagacgcccttatatccagagcgacttacattctctcatttttatacagctgagcaattaagggttaagggccttgctcaggggcccaacagtggcatcttggtggacctgggatcgaactcacaaccttctgattggcagcccaacaccttaaccattaggcgACCACATGCCCTCATCTAGGGGGATGTAGTTGCTCAGTGGCTAAAGCTGTGGACTACAGATCGGAAGGTAACGAAtgcaaaccccaggtccaccaatctgacacttctgggcccctgaaaaaggcccttaaccctcaatcactcagttgtataaaatggatAAGGGATTctgtcaaatgccataaatgtaaacgtaaatcTAGGTTTGAGGAAGTCAGTGCTCGGGAGTCTGAAAGCGTCTGACTGAGAAAGCTATTCATGCAATCACTAAGGCTTCACTAAGTGGTCTGATTAAATTAGTGTCTTGAGAAAGATCGATTTCCTattagtgatgatgatgaagggcGGATACAGGAGAGGGTGACTGAAATAAGAGCAAAGAGAATgggaaagagagatagaggaagAGTGAAAGATAACACATCTGTGCAGCATGACACTTCAGTGCTTAATCttaaaaacatttccatgtCCTTCTTCCCATAGCATAGTTTCTTGAATTTCACAAAAATCATAAATACATTAGCTATTCCTTCAGACaatctataatgtgtgtgttacttcATTTTAATTACCTGAAGCTGCAGTAACTAGGTAAAAAGCAGTCGTTATTATAGTTCGACTCGAAAAAATGCAATGCAGCATTAGCTTCATACAGTATAAGAGGTATACTTTCCACATCCTTACATGTTCCTGATTTTGAAAGGATTGTCTTGAATTCTTGCAAGAATTATGAATAGAAATATAAGAATAATACATGAATAGAAATACATGGTGAAGAATACATGAAGAGAAATATATGGAGCAACCAGAGTGGGCtatgattaaataaacattaaaagaaGAGTAAGAATTTGTGAAagaattctgttttctttcGGCTGTCTGAAGAGTAAAGCAACGAGGCGCTTATGACTCCTATCAACAGCATACTGAACCTTCATCCTTTTTCTTCCTATCGAATTTCCAGACAACAatgagttaaaaataaatcctaatgctaaaataaaccaaacacagAATCTGCCTAAGCCCAGCACCAGTGATGTGGCTATTGATTTGTCCACCCATGAAGTCCATTCAATAATCCACTggttataaagaaataaaggtaaAACACTGTCAAATGAAA harbors:
- the rheb gene encoding GTP-binding protein Rheb isoform X2, coding for MPQPKSRKIAVLGYRSVGKSSLTIQFVEGQFVDSYDPTIENTFTKMITVNGQEYHLQLVDTAGQDEYSIFPQTYSIDINGYILVYSVTSNKSFEVVKVIHEKLLDMVGKVQVPIMLVGNKKDLHMERVISCEEGKALAESWNAAFMESSAKENQTAVEVFKRIILEAEKMDGGAPPGRTPCSLM
- the rheb gene encoding GTP-binding protein Rheb isoform X1, producing the protein MPQPKSRKIAVLGYRSVGKSSLTIQFVEGQFVDSYDPTIENTFTKMITVNGQEYHLQLVDTAGQDEYSIFPQTYSIDINGYILVYSVTSNKSFEVVKVIHEKLLDMVGKVQVPIMLVGNKKDLHMERVISCEEGKALAESWNAAFMESSAKENQAYELFESVFRARIGCYAVAMAMRSYVGIMRCTAEGN